A window of the Synechococcus sp. JA-3-3Ab genome harbors these coding sequences:
- a CDS encoding DUF2996 domain-containing protein: MSGEPTPAQETAVEKPARVEAANPAPKETDTAQASPKAAAKKPAKEEKPFEQLIAEDVIPATIAAFQKRGVTDLQLRLEGKTLIGSFAGGKKQFSVLFAEGSLNGPKFFRCAIEGSPASTIESFMIDERRVDVPLFVFYLLQRLYAQQWY; this comes from the coding sequence ATGTCTGGAGAACCTACCCCCGCCCAGGAAACCGCTGTCGAAAAGCCGGCCCGGGTTGAGGCCGCCAACCCTGCTCCCAAGGAGACTGACACTGCCCAAGCCTCGCCCAAAGCCGCAGCAAAAAAACCAGCCAAGGAAGAGAAGCCTTTCGAGCAACTCATTGCAGAAGATGTGATCCCGGCAACCATCGCCGCTTTTCAGAAACGCGGCGTCACCGATCTGCAACTGCGGCTGGAGGGCAAGACGCTGATTGGCTCGTTTGCCGGCGGCAAAAAGCAGTTTAGCGTCCTCTTTGCCGAGGGATCCCTCAATGGGCCCAAGTTCTTCCGCTGCGCTATTGAAGGATCCCCGGCCAGCACCATTGAGTCTTTTATGATCGACGAGCGTCGCGTCGATGTGCCCCTGTTCGTGTTCTATCTGCTGCAGCGCCTCTATGCCCAGCAGTGGTATTGA
- a CDS encoding NAD(P)H-quinone oxidoreductase subunit M, with protein MLKCTTRHVHIFAGEVTADNHFVPRDDLLTLDVDPDNELVWNDAALQKVYARFEELVEEYRGRDLTEYNLRRIGSDLEHFIRSLLKQGEIAYNLQGRTPNYSMGFPQIPAEEIVGQYIPKG; from the coding sequence CCCGCCACGTTCACATCTTTGCTGGCGAGGTGACCGCCGATAACCACTTTGTGCCTCGCGACGATCTGCTCACCCTCGATGTGGATCCCGACAACGAGCTGGTCTGGAACGATGCCGCCTTGCAGAAGGTCTATGCTCGTTTTGAGGAATTGGTAGAAGAGTACAGGGGCCGGGATCTGACTGAGTACAACCTGCGGCGCATCGGCTCTGACCTGGAACACTTCATTCGCTCTCTCCTCAAGCAAGGGGAAATTGCCTACAACCTGCAGGGGCGTACCCCCAACTACAGCATGGGCTTCCCCCAGATCCCTGCTGAAGAAATTGTCGGCCAGTACATCCCCAAAGGTTAG
- the glgA gene encoding glycogen synthase GlgA has translation MYIVQIASECAPVIKAGGLGDVVYGLSRELEVRGHCVELVLPKYDTMRYDQIWGLHDAYRDLWVPWYGGAIHCSVYCGWVHGRLCFFIEPHSGDNFFNRGCYYGCPDDNMRFAFFSKAALEFLLKSNKRPDIIHCHDWQTGLVPVLLFEIYKYHGMENQRVCYTIHNFKHQGFGGPEILWATGLNREPYYFHYDRLRDNFNPFALNFMKGGIVFSNFVTTVSPTHALEARFGNYNYGLGHTLYLHQHKFRGVLNGIDYDIWNPEIDRFIPFHYTAQTLENKAKNKKALRDQLWLQDVDKPIVAYIGRLDEQKGVHLVHHAIYRSLFKNAQFVLLGSATEPGIGAWFAHEKRYLNDNPDVHIELGFNEELSHLIYAGADILVVPSHYEPCGLTQMIGLKYGTVPVVRGVGGLVDTVFDRDYDTRKLPEQRNGYVFYHTDRAALESALDRAIDLWYTAPDQFRQLQVQGMSYDYSWNYPGKEYLEIYEFIRHR, from the coding sequence ATGTACATCGTGCAGATTGCGTCGGAATGTGCCCCGGTCATCAAGGCGGGGGGGCTGGGGGATGTGGTGTACGGCCTCAGCCGAGAGCTGGAAGTGCGGGGCCACTGTGTCGAGCTGGTTTTGCCCAAGTACGACACCATGCGCTACGACCAGATCTGGGGCTTGCACGACGCCTATCGCGACCTCTGGGTGCCCTGGTATGGGGGAGCTATTCACTGCTCGGTGTACTGCGGCTGGGTACATGGCCGCCTTTGCTTTTTTATTGAGCCCCACTCCGGCGACAACTTTTTTAATCGTGGCTGCTACTACGGCTGCCCGGACGACAACATGCGCTTTGCTTTTTTCAGCAAGGCGGCTCTGGAGTTTCTTCTCAAAAGCAATAAGCGCCCCGATATCATTCATTGTCACGATTGGCAGACAGGATTGGTGCCGGTGCTGCTCTTTGAGATTTACAAGTACCACGGCATGGAAAACCAGCGGGTATGCTACACCATCCACAACTTTAAACACCAAGGCTTTGGCGGCCCGGAAATCCTCTGGGCCACCGGCCTCAACCGGGAGCCCTATTACTTTCATTACGACCGCCTGCGAGATAACTTTAACCCCTTTGCCCTCAACTTTATGAAGGGCGGGATCGTCTTTTCCAACTTCGTGACCACCGTTTCCCCCACCCATGCCCTGGAAGCGCGATTTGGTAATTACAACTATGGACTGGGACACACTCTTTACTTGCACCAGCACAAGTTTCGCGGCGTCTTGAATGGCATCGACTACGATATTTGGAACCCTGAGATCGATCGCTTTATTCCTTTTCACTACACGGCGCAAACTTTGGAAAACAAGGCCAAAAACAAAAAAGCACTGCGGGATCAGCTATGGCTACAAGATGTTGATAAGCCCATTGTGGCCTATATTGGGCGGCTGGACGAGCAAAAAGGCGTGCATCTGGTGCATCATGCCATCTACCGCTCCCTGTTTAAAAATGCCCAATTCGTGCTGCTGGGATCCGCCACGGAGCCGGGGATCGGCGCCTGGTTTGCCCATGAGAAACGCTACCTCAACGACAACCCCGATGTTCACATCGAGCTGGGCTTCAACGAAGAACTTTCCCACCTCATCTATGCGGGGGCAGACATCCTTGTGGTGCCCAGCCACTACGAGCCCTGCGGCCTTACCCAGATGATCGGCCTCAAGTACGGCACGGTTCCGGTGGTGAGGGGCGTGGGCGGCCTGGTGGATACCGTTTTCGACCGCGATTACGACACTCGCAAATTGCCGGAGCAGCGCAATGGCTACGTGTTCTACCACACGGATCGCGCGGCTCTGGAGTCGGCGCTGGATCGGGCCATCGACCTGTGGTACACCGCTCCCGACCAGTTTCGCCAACTGCAAGTCCAGGGCATGAGCTACGACTACTCCTGGAACTACCCCGGCAAAGAATACCTGGAGATCTACGAGTTCATTCGCCACCGCTGA